The Brassica rapa cultivar Chiifu-401-42 chromosome A10, CAAS_Brap_v3.01, whole genome shotgun sequence genome segment ATATAGTTtagcattaaaaaatattgaccATCAAGAAAATGACATGTTTGCTGAAAGTCTCTCATAGAAAAATCGATCatattcttctcttttctttttcgtcaatttatctttttttttttttattatattgtttctAAGAAACTTATGGAACTACTCTCCCATTGTGCATGCTCTTAGTTCTCAAATCGCTGTCGCATTTGCATAGCTGTGTTAAACAATTTTTTCTAAAACCAATATGAAGTTTTGATTGGAGGTTAATTTATCTTTGTGACATGTCTATAAGTAATTAGTATAACGTTTAATTTTTGTTCTAGAAATTAAAGAGGGGGAAAATGAGTAGAGGTGGCGGAGAAATGGAAGAGAGACTGCTAAATGCGTCAGAGACAGAACAGAGGAGAGAGAGTCTCTACTTGAGAAAGAAGATTTGGAGTGAAGTAAGAAAGATGTGGAGAATAGCTTTACCATCAACTTTGTTCAGAGTGATGTCGTTTGGTTGCATAGTGGTAGCTCAAGCCTTCATTGGCCACTCCAGTGAAACGGGTCTTGCTGCTTATGCTCTCATTCAGAGCACTTTCATTCGTTTCATCTATGGTGTTATGGTAAGCACCTTACAGTCCATGATCGGTTTAAATCCGGGTGACGACATATCGACatctctagtatatatatatcatcatatgttagaatAGTACAAACATttctcattaaaaaaataattgtaaacgGAAACATGCAAAACACAAAAAGATTAAACACTAAACTAAAACGTGGTGGTTGATTTGAAGGTAGGAATTAATGTCCTAATATATAGTAAACGGGAAAAAGATTAAACATCTATTTCACATCGTTTAttgcaaaaccaaaaaaaataataaacaacgAATGAGTATCGTTATGATGGAAACAATATTGTATGATTGAACCgcatgtgtgtatatatataatggttttttttggtaaaggCCGGTATGTCAAGTGCGACGGAGACGCTATGTGGACAAGCATACGGAGCACAACAATACCACATGATGGGGATATATCTACAACGTTCTTGGATAGTAGACACCTTTACAGCCACTCTCTTTGTCCCTTTCATCATCTTCGCGGGTCCTATTCTTCGGTTACTTGGCCAAAACATTGAGATCACCAAGACCGTAGACGAGATCTACCCTTGGGTCATTCCTTATCTATACAGCATCGTTTTCACCATGACAATGCAAATGTATCTCCAAGCACAGATGAAGAACGCCATCATAGGCGTTCTCTCGACCGTAGCCTTGGTTGTGGACATTGTGGCCACGTGGTGGTGCGTGAGCGTGATGGGGATGGGAATCCATGGTGCGCTTCTAGGACTTAATATAAGCTCGTGGACAGTGGTAATAGCCGAGTTTGTGTACGTGTTTGGAGGGTGGTGCCCGCATACTTGGACAGGCTTCAGCACTGCTGCTTTTGTTGATCTTTTCCCAATGCTCAAGTTATCCATTTCCTCTGGATTCATGCtttggtaagttttttttcAGGGTAAACCTGATGACTAATGACTCTTcttgtgttttatttatttattttttttttttttgctttggacAGCTTAGAGTATTGGTATATGAGCATCATTGTCTTAATGTCTGGATATACAGAGGATGCCAATATTGCAATTTCTGCATTTTCCATATGGTATAACTTAAAATCCTCATGCAATAAAATATGTAATGTTATTATACCATTTTAAAACTACATCCTCAATCCATTTTACAGCCAGTATATATACACTTGGGAGATGAACATAAGTTTAGGCTTGTTGGGAGCAGCATGGTATGTAAACTATCTCTACACTAGTTTTAAGATAGTTTGTATTAGATTTCTTTGTTAACACTATTCTATATGTTGCAATCTATTAATCAATGTAGCGTACGAGTAGCAAACGAATTAGGAAAAGGAGATGCTGACGCAGTGAGATTCTCCATAAAAGTGGTGCTTGTGGTATCAGCGGTGATTGGTGTGTTATGTTCTGTTCTTTGCTTAGCGTTTGGCGGCCAGATTTCGTATTTGTTCTCCGATAGCCACCAAGTTTCAGACGCTGTCGCTGATCTCTCCATCGTCCTCAGCCTATCCATACTCTTAAACATCGTCCAACCCATTCTCTCTGGTTAGTAAATACTCAAAAcccttttattattattttttttttgtaaatgaaaacccttttattatatatatatatatattaatataaggTATAAGTATAACTTAAAGTTTTATTCTAACcacaaaaaatacttttgaatATAAACAGGAGTAGCTATTGGAGCAGGGATGCAGAGTATGGTAGCATTTGTGAACTTAGGAACTTATTATGGAGTTGGTATTCCCTTTGGGTTCATCCTTATCAACATTTTCCGTTTTGGTGTTAAGGTCCGTAACTCTAAACTCTTAATTACATGGTTCACtagttattagtttttttttaatgaatgttaaatttattcaactaaaagacttttttacgatgaattttttttttgtatcaaagTGTAGTTGGAAAgggaaactaatttttaaaagaatttatatgtcaattattattagtttataatcattataaaactatttatattctaATTAACCAATATTGTATTCGTTTAATTGCAGGGACTGTGGTCAGGAATGTTGGTTGGAGTTGGTATGCAAACGTTGATATTGTCTTATGTTATTTACAAAACTGATTGGGAAATGGAGGTAATTTACTTTGTCttttactccttaattaattcgATTGAGCACAAACTCAATATATTAAAAGTTGAATTTGACCTAATTACAGGTTAAGAAGACGAACGAGCGTATGAAAACCTGGACTCTAAAGTCACCTTCTGTAGAACCGAGTACTATCACGACGAGAGATGAAGAGAGAAAgtgattatacatatatatttaaatcatttaagaagttttacaatattctttttaggggtttttgccaaaactaacccacaacttgattttaattccaaacctatacccaaacttgaatcaaatgcaaaactaacctaaaagcctagtgaaattacagctcagccccttgtgaccaaacaaaaaaacagaagccatttttacgaatatagccccagtaaatcgtctgagtcgtctgagatgttggaagtcgtctggacgactgaagtgtaagtcgtctggacgactgaagtgtaagtcgtctggacgactgaagtgtaagtcgtctggtaccagtttattttaaaaataatttataaatcttgtaaaaaaatatttagatgcgtaaaaaataaaaatcaagtaattataaacagttttaactgatataaattaagatatgataaaattgatttgttttgaagatatatgagtggaagtagtgaatcatgaaatactttggtttaggagtttggcaaacatatgttgtagtattgtatgtattgttagggttagattttggaaaactaaaatgtttttttcaaaaattagttttcacctatatgtgtttatttctgtgtatagtaaacacttttcaagtttgatttggttttatgaagtgtttaattagataattaagtttaggggttatgtttagggtgtggacgacttatatttcagtcgtctgttaaataatttacccggacgacgtatatttcagtcgtccagacgacttacttgtaagtcgtctggaaagtcttctattttagtttcccgctaaaaatatttaatttcccgctaaaaatattaaactcttctggacgacttacatgtaagtcgtctgttttaatttcttcaccagacgactgaaatgtaagtcgtccaggaagtcgtctgagtcaaaaatatttaatctaattggattttttgtctccctatataaagaaaaatttacacattctctctcctcctctcaaatggctgcaacaaaaatgtaatgttcatcattctaaaactctccaacctctctctaatctctttgacttgaaaacaccaaactttatatgaatttttcagttttgtctcatgtatttcttactaatctatctcttttgcaggtttttaatcaaatggtactcatcttccactaatttagaggtagatctattaattttagatatgtatttttgtgtgttctataaatgtagatttatctaatcttccactcattttctctatttttaagtcatttgaacgtttttgaatatgcaggtttttcagatctggatttgatgtgcaggtttttcagatctggaagacttctgggacgacttacctgttagtcgtctggaagtcgtctggaagtcatctggaagtcttctgacaaagtcgtctggacttccaggaagtcgtctggacttcctggaagtcgtctggacttccaggaagtcgtctggacttccaggaagtcgtctggacttccaggaagtcgtctggatttttctgagcgttttggtaagttcttatgtctgatttttcttcatttggtaacttcttgttgtataaagttcttacttttttcccaaactaaaactctccaaacccactctaatctctttgacttgaaaacaccaaactttatatgaatttttcaattttgtctcatgtctttgttactaatctatttttttttttgcaggtttttaattatttggtactcatcttccactaatttaaaggtagatctattatttttagatatgtatttttgtgtgttctgtaaaggtagatttatataatcttccactcatttttttctgtttttaagccatttgaacgtttttgaatatgcaggtttttcagatctggatttaatatgcaggtttttcagatctggaaaacttctgggacgacttacttgttagtcgtctggaagtcatctggaagtcgtctggaagtcgtctggacttcctaaaagtcgtctggacttcctgtaaagtcgtctggacttcctgtaaagtcgtctggaagtcgtctgaacttcctaaaagtcttctggcaaagtcgtctgaacttcctggaagtcgtctggacttcttagaagtcgtctgaacttcttaaaagttgtctggtcttgtctactcaagtggaatccaagcttgtctttgtagatgaatgatctataatagttttgtttgtgatctgttttatgaattgcatgtatattcttttagttgtgaattttttgtaaaatcagtaataatgttttccaagatgtattaaatgtgctaacaatgtgtttacacatttacaaatcaatgaaataatagacttcagtagcctttttcttatctttggatctctcatatgcaataataaactccaatggcctttttctcatcttaataaacaagaatgttggtaagagatggaaacaaacaatagtaactagtcaaagcatatcatattttttataagtttgcattgaaaaacttagtcaaatttagtaaaactaagggagagaacatattttgtaaatatgagttttacatatcttgaagttacttatcactcttaaaaatacaagttattcataaactaacgtagaagacttaaaaactagtggagaagacgcggacgacttcaatctaagttgtctagacgactaaactatatgtcgtctggtcaacgcagaggttatttttgcaattgactttgaaatctgttatttcggacgactgaaagttaagtcgtctactattgtttggttaaaaaaaaaactccaaaaaagctagacgacttacatttcagtcgtcagaggttagttttgcatttgactggattatttcagaagtttgactttttggacgacttacgtttcagtcgtctagtgaaaattaaaataataatatttttttaaaagtagacgacttaaagttaagtcgtcataggttagttttgcaattgaaaaaaaaacttcaagatttaattatatacagacgacttataattcagtcgtccacgagacgactgaaatgtaagtcgtccaggatttacgaggtttgaccagaatctcggaaaaaaatcgtggacgacttacaattaagtcgtctggtggacgactgaattataagtcgtctgtgtataattaaatcttgaagttttttttttcaattgcaagactaacctatgactacttaattgtaagtcgtttactttaaaaaaaaatattattattttaattttcgccagacgactgaaatgtaagtcgtctggggaagtcaaacttctgaaattatccagtcaaatacaaaattaacctatgacgactgaaatgtaagtcgtctaggttctttggaattttttttgaaaccaaacaatagtagacgacttaactttcagtcgtctcaggttacagatttcaaagtcaattgcaaaaataacctctgcgttgaccagacgacttccaggtaagtcgtctacagccagacgactgaaaggtaagtcgtctacagccagacgacttcccaagtaagtcgtctgacgaacagatctggaaaaaaactcgatgtcataccttaaattagtgagataagttccttagcatacataaggcttctccaagcacacagaatcacaaacggaagtcacccacccataatcgttagcttctatgactctatgaaccataaaaattttagaatcaaaatcttgagtttttttagctcattgtggagagaaagtgagagatatgttgtgtttaggtcacaagaatggaaaaagaagaagggtaaatcgattttaggagcattaagagcttcaaattggttgttcatggtggttgtggtattgatgacaatggcaatcttgtaattacttgaagatgatgagggtgagagagtaaaaatgtcattttcgaaaaaaaaaataaaaaaaaaatggatggcattttcgtaaattatatgaacttgtggggtgaatagggcaaaaccaattttcaaaaaaaaaggaggttagttttgtgtttgactttaagttataggtcaattttgcaaaaatcccttcTTTTTATCGtttgaaatataatatttacGGTGTTCTGTAATTTCTTGCATTCgcttaagaaaacaaaataccTTTGTTGAGATTGCATTATTAGGTTAGTGCAACTCTCATAACTTTGAAAAAGAGGTTAATAAGGTTTATCTTCCttcttttttcttgatttttcaaAATAGGTTGTTGTTCAGATTTTTTAGCtatctttttcttgttttttgagCAAAAGCTATCtttttagttgttttcttttaatatacTTTGAGTTTTGATtggatatatatgtattttgatTGTGGAAAATTTGAATTGTTTGAGTACTTGTAATCATGGGTTTTGAAAAGAACTCTTCAAAGTTTACAAAATGTTCAGTACCTTATACCATTTGATAAGAAACTCATTTGTTTATGTcaaatcaaaactaaatttGTAGTAAGCTTACATGTTTTCTTATTTGATCCCCATTTGAAATTGTACAAACAACTTTAAAAGAAGCGCCATTGTTAAATTAAAACACGATTGTGAATCCTATAATAACAATTAACCTAATGAAATTGTATATCCAAAATCACGAGGAAGCACTTTCATGACATTCGTATGCTTTTGCAAATCACAAAGACAAAACATATGGTTATTAGCTCAAATTAATTATGTTGAGGGAAAACTCGAGCTAATCATCAA includes the following:
- the LOC103833197 gene encoding protein DETOXIFICATION 25 isoform X1, with the translated sequence MSRGGGEMEERLLNASETEQRRESLYLRKKIWSEVRKMWRIALPSTLFRVMSFGCIVVAQAFIGHSSETGLAAYALIQSTFIRFIYGVMAGMSSATETLCGQAYGAQQYHMMGIYLQRSWIVDTFTATLFVPFIIFAGPILRLLGQNIEITKTVDEIYPWVIPYLYSIVFTMTMQMYLQAQMKNAIIGVLSTVALVVDIVATWWCVSVMGMGIHGALLGLNISSWTVVIAEFVYVFGGWCPHTWTGFSTAAFVDLFPMLKLSISSGFMLCLEYWYMSIIVLMSGYTEDANIAISAFSICQYIYTWEMNISLGLLGAACVRVANELGKGDADAVRFSIKVVLVVSAVIGVLCSVLCLAFGGQISYLFSDSHQVSDAVADLSIVLSLSILLNIVQPILSGVAIGAGMQSMVAFVNLGTYYGVGIPFGFILINIFRFGVKGLWSGMLVGVGMQTLILSYVIYKTDWEMEVKKTNERMKTWTLKSPSVEPSTITTRDEERK
- the LOC103833197 gene encoding protein DETOXIFICATION 25 isoform X2, encoding MSRGGGEMEERLLNASETEQRRESLYLRKKIWSEVRKMWRIALPSTLFRVMSFGCIVVAQAFIGHSSETGLAAYALIQSTFIRFIYGVMAGMSSATETLCGQAYGAQQYHMMGIYLQRSWIVDTFTATLFVPFIIFAGPILRLLGQNIEITKTVDEIYPWVIPYLYSIVFTMTMQMYLQAQMKNAIIGVLSTVALVVDIVATWWCVSVMGMGIHGALLGLNISSWTVVIAEFVYVFGGWCPHTWTGFSTAAFVDLFPMLKLSISSGFMLCLEYWYMSIIVLMSGYTEDANIAISAFSICQYIYTWEMNISLGLLGAACVRVANELGKGDADAVRFSIKVVLVVSAVIGVLCSVLCLAFGGQISYLFSDSHQVSDAVADLSIVLSLSILLNIVQPILSGTVVRNVGWSWYANVDIVLCYLQN